In Nitrospirota bacterium, a single window of DNA contains:
- the sdhC gene encoding succinate dehydrogenase, cytochrome b556 subunit codes for MRYKVKTGTLAWIIHRGTGVALTLYLFLHLWVLVHLKDAHSYRELIELMRSPVVRLSEAGLLALVIAHGLNGIRVMIVDLGLATKEHKGMFWSLAGIGLILFIFGAWPILKI; via the coding sequence ATGCGATATAAGGTAAAGACAGGGACTCTTGCATGGATTATACATCGCGGGACAGGTGTTGCCCTTACACTTTATCTATTTCTCCATCTCTGGGTTTTAGTCCACCTGAAGGATGCGCATAGCTACAGGGAATTGATAGAGCTTATGCGCTCTCCAGTTGTAAGACTCAGTGAGGCCGGCCTTTTAGCCCTTGTTATTGCCCACGGGCTTAATGGTATAAGGGTTATGATTGTTGATCTGGGCCTGGCAACAAAGGAACATAAAGGTATGTTCTGGAGCCTTGCAGGGATTGGTTTGATTTTATTTATCTTCGGCGCATGGCCGATATTAAAGATATGA
- the sdhD gene encoding succinate dehydrogenase, hydrophobic membrane anchor protein, with product MADIKDMSRSGAISYLLQRLSGIVLLGALITHFWIMHFTGSGHVDYDAVAKRLSTIPYKAFNMGFLILVVYHGFNGLWAITLDYIQNERALKTIKGLILIAGAVLLIVGFYIVFLF from the coding sequence ATGGCCGATATTAAAGATATGAGCCGATCTGGCGCCATAAGCTATCTATTGCAGAGGCTTTCAGGAATCGTGCTCCTCGGTGCTCTTATTACCCACTTCTGGATAATGCATTTTACAGGCAGTGGACATGTGGATTATGATGCAGTGGCAAAACGCCTTTCAACAATTCCCTACAAGGCATTTAATATGGGATTTCTCATCCTTGTTGTTTATCACGGATTCAATGGACTCTGGGCAATAACACTTGATTATATTCAGAATGAGAGGGCGCTAAAGACAATTAAAGGGCTTATCCTCATCGCAGGGGCCGTGCTCCTTATTGTTGGATTCTACATAGTATTTTTATTTTGA